One segment of Herbaspirillum hiltneri N3 DNA contains the following:
- a CDS encoding methyl-accepting chemotaxis protein, with the protein MRFSHLRIGHRLSLCFGVILVLMAAVTALAGLSAQRAQEQLAAALSHTNGKSEIAALMRQSLFRQGQAARNVGTLTDLNAMQKEMARIGIERKQYRVNQDALLKLGVTAEERVIINDMAAYDSRSEPFIRQAEEFAAGFNAGQATKLLNTEVAPLQSQWLEAIDKLVKLEQGQIQRDLDDFAQSGRRTTLATIAICAAAMLLAVLVAWRLNRSITRPLNEAVRLASRVAAGDLTAHITAGGRDETGQLLSALGSMNQSLLQTVSEVRDGTQGIFRVSQQNAAGNTDLAARTDAQASSLQQTASAMAELAGIVGRNAEQIGDANRLAQSAADVASRGGEIVSSVVGTMTSIKDSSRKVVDIISVIDGIAFQTNILALNAAVEAARAGELGRGFAVVATEVRQLAMRSAAAAKEIKLLIGDSVERIDAGSRQVDDAGRTMRDIVDSVEHVVGIMDEIAAASDAQHRGIADLNQSIAGIDAVTRTNATLVAEAAVATADMQEQARKLWDAVSAFRVGSDAEVGELQLLEIPPEPALQLAQRHPSLIEAAPA; encoded by the coding sequence ATGAGATTTTCCCATCTGAGGATAGGCCACCGGCTGTCGCTTTGCTTTGGCGTCATTCTGGTGCTGATGGCTGCCGTCACCGCGCTGGCGGGCTTGTCCGCACAACGTGCGCAAGAGCAGCTGGCCGCCGCACTCAGCCACACCAACGGCAAATCCGAAATCGCCGCGCTGATGCGCCAGAGCCTGTTTCGTCAAGGCCAGGCTGCACGCAATGTCGGCACGCTGACCGATCTCAATGCCATGCAAAAGGAGATGGCGCGCATCGGCATCGAACGCAAGCAATACCGTGTCAATCAGGACGCCTTGCTCAAGCTTGGCGTCACCGCCGAAGAGCGCGTCATCATCAACGACATGGCGGCTTACGATAGCCGCAGCGAGCCTTTCATCCGGCAAGCGGAAGAGTTTGCCGCCGGTTTCAACGCCGGCCAGGCCACCAAGTTGCTCAATACCGAAGTGGCGCCGTTGCAGAGCCAATGGCTGGAAGCGATCGACAAGCTGGTCAAGCTGGAGCAGGGCCAGATCCAGCGCGACCTGGACGATTTCGCGCAGAGCGGCCGCCGCACCACCCTGGCGACGATTGCGATTTGTGCAGCGGCGATGCTGCTCGCGGTGCTGGTCGCATGGCGTCTCAATCGCAGTATCACGCGTCCGCTCAACGAAGCCGTCAGGCTGGCTTCGCGCGTGGCGGCAGGCGACCTGACGGCGCACATCACCGCCGGTGGACGAGATGAAACCGGGCAGTTGCTGAGCGCGCTGGGGAGCATGAATCAAAGCCTGCTGCAAACCGTCAGCGAAGTGCGCGACGGCACTCAAGGCATCTTCCGCGTATCGCAGCAGAACGCTGCCGGCAACACCGATCTGGCGGCGCGCACCGACGCGCAGGCCAGTTCCCTGCAGCAGACCGCAAGCGCCATGGCGGAACTGGCCGGCATCGTCGGTCGCAACGCGGAGCAAATCGGCGACGCCAACCGGCTGGCGCAATCGGCGGCGGATGTGGCTTCACGCGGCGGGGAAATCGTCTCTTCCGTGGTCGGCACGATGACCTCGATCAAGGACAGTTCGCGGAAAGTGGTCGACATCATTTCCGTCATCGACGGCATCGCCTTCCAGACCAACATCCTGGCGCTCAATGCCGCAGTCGAGGCGGCGCGCGCCGGCGAACTCGGCCGCGGGTTCGCGGTGGTGGCAACCGAAGTGCGCCAGCTGGCCATGCGCAGCGCAGCGGCCGCCAAGGAAATCAAATTGCTGATCGGCGATTCGGTCGAGCGTATTGATGCCGGCAGCCGCCAGGTTGACGATGCAGGGCGCACCATGCGCGACATCGTCGATTCGGTTGAGCACGTGGTCGGCATCATGGATGAAATCGCCGCCGCCAGCGACGCCCAGCATAGGGGCATCGCCGATCTCAACCAGTCAATTGCCGGCATCGATGCCGTCACCCGCACCAACGCCACCCTGGTGGCGGAAGCGGCTGTCGCCACCGCCGACATGCAGGAACAGGCGCGCAAGCTGTGGGATGCCGTCAGCGCGTTTCGGGTCGGTTCCGACGCGGAAGTTGGCGAGTTGCAATTACTGGAGATCCCGCCGGAGCCGGCCCTGCAATTGGCTCAACGCCATCCATCGCTGATCGAGGCGGCGCCCGCGTAA